The Malus sylvestris chromosome 12, drMalSylv7.2, whole genome shotgun sequence genome contains a region encoding:
- the LOC126592831 gene encoding 7-deoxyloganetic acid glucosyltransferase-like, with translation MSAEMEESESAAHVLLLPFPAQGHITPMLSFAQLLCHAGIHVTFLSTEHNHRLLTQRRALSARFPTLHFESIPDGLPPDHPRTIPPLDDIVSSLRSVTKPLLRDLLITLTKKDNESYGATTTPRPPLSCVIIDGIMCFAIDMAEEVGIPVFALRTVSACSFWCYSCIPDLIQQGQLPFQDQDMDHPIRDIPGMEALLRRRDLPSFCRMPIDHPSFKFFMEQIEAITRVSAIIFNTFDDLDPLILPQIATRFHKIYTLGPLHALLKSRVGDDLSSSVSSLRHEDRRCMAWLDSQQSGSVIFVSFGSLAKLSRVQLLEFWHGLINSGKPFLWVVRSDMLWSGQEEHATPVELEDGTKERGYIAEWVPQEEVLAHKAVGGFWTHSGWNSTIEGIWAGVPMLCWPQLADQQVNSRWVGEGWKIGLDMKDTCDRSTVEKMVRALMEEGDQREQIFKSVDNFAKLARHAVSEDGSSYKNLEKLIEDLNKKIVM, from the exons ATGTCGGCGGAGATGGAGGAATCTGAATCTGCTGCACACGTACTATTGTTGCCGTTCCCAGCACAAGGCCACATCACTCCGATGCTGAGCTTTGCGCAGCTGCTATGCCACGCTGGCATCCACGTTACCTTCCTCAGTACGGAGCACAACCATCGTCTCCTCACCCAACGCCGTGCCCTCTCCGCCCGCTTCCCAACCCTCCACTTCGAGTCCATACCCGATGGCCTCCCACCGGACCACCCCCGCACCATTCCCCCCCTAGACGACATCGTCTCGTCGCTCAGGTCCGTAACCAAGCCACTCCTGCGTGACCTTCTTATAACCTTAACCAAAAAGGACAACGAGTCGTATGGCGCCACCACCACTCCCCGTCCTCCCTTGAGTTGTGTCATAATAGATGGGATCATGTGTTTCGCGATTGACATGGCGGAGGAGGTGGGAATTCCCGTATTTGCCCTCCGCACGGTGAGCGCTTGCAGCTTCTGGTGTTATTCATGCATTCCCGACCTCATTCAACAAGGCCAGCTTCCCTTCCAAG ATCAGGACATGGATCACCCGATTAGGGACATTCCAGGGATGGAAGCTCTTCTGCGACGACGGGATCTACCAAGTTTTTGCAGAATGCCAATTGACCATCCAAGTTTTAAATTTTTCATGGAGCAAATTGAGGCAATTACTCGAGTCTCTGCGATCATATTCAACACCTTCGACGACCTAGATCCCTTAATACTCCCCCAGATCGCCACTCGCTTTCACAAAATTTACACCTTAGGCCCTCTCCATGCCCTTCTCAAATCTCGTGTGGGAGACGATCTATCATCCTCCGTTTCCTCCTTGCGCCACGAAGACCGACGTTGCATGGCGTGGCTCGACTCCCAACAGTCGGGGTCCGTTATTTTCGTCAGCTTTGGGAGTTTGGCAAAGCTGAGCCGCGTCCAGTTACTGGAGTTTTGGCACGGTTTGATCAACAGTGGCAAGCCTTTTTTGTGGGTAGTTCGGTCGGATATGCTTTGGAGTGGGCAAGAGGAGCATGCAACTCCGGTAGAGTTGGAGGATGGTACTAAAGAAAGGGGGTATATAGCGGAGTGGGTTCCACAAGAAGAGGTACTGGCCCACAAAGCTGTCGGAGGGTTTTGGACTCACAGCGGCTGGAACTCGACCATTGAGGGCATTTGGGCGGGAGTTCCGATGCTTTGTTGGCCACAATTAGCAGACCAACAGGTGAATAGTAGATGGGTTGGTGAAGGCTGGAAGATCGGGCTCGATATGAAAGACACGTGTGATAGGTCTACGGTGGAGAAGATGGTAAGAGCATTGATGGAAGAAGGCGATCAAAGAGAGCAGATTTTCAAGTCAGTGGATAATTTTGCAAAGTTGGCTCGCCATGCTGTTAGCGAAGATGGCTCTTCGTATAAGAACCTGGAAAAACTTATTGAAgacttaaataaaaaaattgtgatgTGA